The Rhodocytophaga rosea genome has a segment encoding these proteins:
- a CDS encoding aspartate-semialdehyde dehydrogenase: MKVAVVGATGLVGGEMLKVLEERNFPVTELIPVASEKSVGKKISWKGKDYTVHSMQQAIDARPAIAVFSAGGSTSLEWAPKFAEVGTTVIDNSSAWRMNPANKLVVPEVNAHVLTAEDKVIANPNCSTIQMVVALEPLHKKYKVKRIVVSTYQSVTGTGKNAVDQMMNERAGKEGQKVYPHQIDLNVLPHIDVFLDNGYTKEEMKMVNETKKIMGDDSIRVTATTVRIPVIGGHSEAVNVEFENEFDLEEVRNLLEKAPGVIVHDDVKAFKYPMPLLAHGKDEVFVGRLRRDETQPKTLNMWIVADNLRKGAATNAVQIAEYLMANKLINQEENVAV; this comes from the coding sequence ATGAAAGTAGCAGTTGTAGGCGCTACCGGACTGGTAGGCGGCGAAATGTTGAAAGTATTAGAGGAAAGAAATTTTCCTGTTACCGAATTAATTCCGGTAGCTTCTGAAAAATCGGTTGGCAAAAAGATCTCCTGGAAGGGTAAGGACTATACCGTACACAGCATGCAGCAAGCCATAGATGCCCGTCCTGCGATTGCCGTTTTTTCTGCCGGCGGCTCCACTTCTTTAGAGTGGGCACCCAAATTTGCCGAAGTAGGTACTACGGTTATCGATAATTCTTCTGCCTGGCGCATGAATCCTGCCAATAAGCTGGTTGTACCAGAAGTAAATGCACATGTTTTAACTGCTGAAGACAAAGTTATTGCCAACCCTAACTGTTCTACTATTCAAATGGTAGTAGCCCTGGAACCTTTACATAAAAAATATAAAGTGAAACGGATTGTTGTTTCTACCTATCAGTCGGTAACCGGAACCGGTAAAAATGCTGTAGACCAGATGATGAACGAACGTGCTGGCAAAGAAGGCCAGAAAGTATACCCACATCAGATCGACCTGAATGTATTGCCGCACATTGATGTATTTTTAGATAACGGCTATACCAAGGAAGAAATGAAAATGGTGAATGAAACCAAAAAAATCATGGGTGACGACAGCATCCGGGTAACAGCGACTACGGTGCGTATTCCAGTAATAGGCGGCCATTCAGAAGCCGTAAATGTGGAGTTTGAAAATGAATTTGATCTGGAAGAAGTTCGCAACCTGCTGGAAAAAGCACCTGGCGTAATCGTGCATGATGATGTAAAAGCTTTTAAATATCCAATGCCGCTGCTTGCACATGGTAAAGATGAAGTATTTGTTGGCCGCCTGAGAAGAGATGAAACCCAGCCCAAAACCTTAAATATGTGGATTGTGGCTGATAACCTCCGCAAAGGAGCGGCGACTAATGCTGTTCAGATTGCCGAATACCTGATGGCAAACAAACTGATCAATCAGGAAGAAAATGTAGCGGTTTAA
- a CDS encoding outer membrane beta-barrel protein, protein MKKHIIVLIACSLFIAMQNSYAQLDSLNKREIQFKKFYWGIQLNNLWSSVEGNTPEYFYKPSLGYFIKGEYYFTPFLGISVGAGYQQRGTGVINRNKEEVVLGTPDSTYRERLRFNYLDIPILLILRTPKPIAGGDVRLVGSFGIIPQKLISARDYFHSVEDGFHKITEVTENIQKNDMALTASVGAELYAGSNLFQVRLVGQWGTKSVYNNATLYPGYSGKNRVYGVQIAFMF, encoded by the coding sequence ATGAAAAAACATATAATAGTATTGATTGCATGCAGCTTATTTATAGCTATGCAAAATAGTTATGCCCAGTTAGATAGCTTAAACAAACGAGAAATTCAATTTAAGAAATTTTATTGGGGCATACAGTTAAATAACTTATGGTCGAGTGTAGAAGGGAATACGCCCGAATATTTTTATAAACCTAGCTTGGGTTATTTTATTAAAGGAGAATATTATTTTACCCCATTTTTAGGAATAAGTGTTGGCGCAGGCTATCAGCAACGGGGTACGGGTGTTATCAATAGAAATAAAGAGGAGGTCGTATTAGGCACTCCGGATTCTACCTATCGGGAAAGATTAAGGTTTAATTACCTGGACATTCCTATTCTATTGATCTTACGAACTCCAAAACCCATTGCCGGAGGGGATGTACGATTGGTGGGTTCGTTTGGAATTATCCCCCAGAAACTGATTAGTGCAAGAGATTATTTCCATAGTGTAGAGGATGGTTTCCACAAGATTACTGAGGTAACAGAAAATATTCAAAAGAATGATATGGCACTTACAGCTAGCGTTGGCGCCGAACTGTATGCTGGCTCTAACCTGTTTCAAGTACGGCTTGTAGGCCAGTGGGGAACTAAGAGTGTCTATAATAATGCTACTCTCTATCCGGGATACAGTGGAAAAAACCGTGTGTATGGCGTGCAGATAGCCTTTATGTTCTAA
- a CDS encoding lamin tail domain-containing protein, with protein MKTGYLLTIFCLFSSLFSFGQLQDDFTDGSFSDNPAWNGDLGSWTVISGQLRSNSSVASSSFYLSTPSELVAGTQWEFYVKLSFNTSGTNYLDVYLTSESENLKTTPNGYFVRIGGAKDEISLYKKVAGVSTLLINGTDGITNTSSNSLKIKVTCNASYEWKLERDASGTGASYTSEGTLTDASLPSSHYFGIVVQQSTSSFFNKHFFDNFQIIPIDVTPPTLKAVQVLSANTLELTFSETLTQSSAENVTNYTISPAIGNPATAKLTNGINPTDATKVVLTFATDLVSKQPYEISVISVEDASQNAIIVPEKGTFTYVAPFVPQFRDIVMNEIFADPSPPVDLPEAEFVELYNTTDQTINLSGYIFTDGSSTATFGNITLASYSYLIICNTNNAALFTPITTTIGLSNFPSLNNSGETLTLKNPSGKVIDKVTYALSWYQDAVKDDGGWTLEQINPKTACNNAQNWTASADETGGTPGKQNSVFNQAPDLLSPALLSTQLNGNTVLELHFSETMDSVLLKDIQHYTVNKGLSVISARALSPDYSTVQLTLHQTPELGEVYTISVNGLSDCPGNIINPSTMTFGIGAIPQPYELLITEILADESPKIGLPEAEFIELYNPTNKLLSLENLTFSDGNGAVKLSAGIIAPHEYIILCASVAVAQYKSYGQAISVSGFSLNNSGEPLKLMNAQGVIIHAVSYSSDWYTDSQKSGGGWSLEMINPSATCPDKSNWTASTDESGGTPGKQNSVYSLKPDIAAPVLQSVQINGDAELQLNFSKTMDSVLLKNTQFYSIDQGLTVTAANVIAPDYSTVQLSLSQMVEPGKVYWLTINGLQDCPGNKLVRVTMPFGIGAVPQPYELLITEILADETPKVGLPEAEFIELYNPTRKLLSLDKLTFSDGNGAVKLNGGVIAAEEYIILCASSAVPVYQSYGRTLSVSGFSLNNSGELLKLTNAQGALVHMVNYTSDWYRDPVKANGGWSLEMIDIHNPCGDEGNWAASESINGGTPGKANSVQASKPDLTAPKLLQVIVKDSLHINLFFDEKLDSASAALPGIYTLQDISIQSATPVSPFLREVQLQLATPLVKKVMYTLSVKNSMDCNGNISSTLLSDAFTMPEQGDSMDIIINEVLFNPHTGGADFVEIFNRSSKYINLRNWQLADWEEDSVSNARPVAEIDFIMPPHSYLILTSNKASIRENYPKAVEENFLMMETLPTYTDEAGSVILLNNLGKITDRVDYAEDMHFSLIDDVEGISLERINPDGASNTSSNWHSAASAEGYATPGYQNSQFLATTQPVFAFNIFPKVFTPDEDGRDDFTTFNYKFDLHGNVATISIFDVQGREVKKIARNQLLATEGFYSWDGTNEQGAKVRTGAYIIHFILFDISGKKQFFKERVIVGAKF; from the coding sequence ATGAAAACCGGTTATTTGCTCACTATTTTTTGCCTTTTCTCTTCCCTTTTTTCTTTTGGCCAGCTTCAGGATGATTTTACAGACGGTAGTTTTTCTGATAATCCAGCCTGGAACGGTGATCTTGGTAGCTGGACGGTTATTAGTGGACAGTTGCGGTCTAATTCATCGGTTGCCAGTTCTTCCTTTTATTTGAGTACACCTTCAGAACTGGTGGCAGGAACACAATGGGAGTTTTACGTAAAATTATCTTTCAATACTTCCGGGACTAACTATCTCGATGTGTATCTTACTTCAGAATCAGAGAATCTGAAAACTACGCCAAACGGATATTTTGTGCGGATAGGTGGTGCGAAAGATGAAATTTCTTTATACAAAAAAGTAGCTGGTGTTTCTACGCTGCTCATCAATGGTACAGATGGTATTACCAATACTTCCAGCAATAGTCTGAAAATTAAAGTTACCTGTAATGCCTCTTATGAATGGAAACTGGAAAGAGATGCTTCCGGAACAGGTGCCAGTTATACTAGTGAAGGAACGCTTACAGATGCTTCTCTTCCTTCAAGCCACTATTTTGGCATAGTAGTGCAGCAATCTACTTCCAGCTTTTTTAATAAGCACTTTTTCGATAACTTTCAAATTATACCTATTGATGTTACTCCGCCTACACTTAAGGCCGTTCAAGTGCTTTCAGCCAATACCCTGGAGTTAACTTTTTCAGAAACACTTACGCAATCTTCAGCAGAAAATGTGACTAATTATACAATAAGTCCGGCAATAGGGAATCCGGCAACAGCGAAGCTTACCAATGGAATAAACCCTACAGATGCAACAAAAGTGGTACTCACATTTGCCACAGATTTGGTGAGTAAACAGCCATATGAAATTTCGGTAATCAGCGTGGAAGATGCCAGCCAGAATGCGATCATAGTTCCAGAAAAAGGAACTTTTACCTATGTTGCGCCTTTTGTGCCACAATTCCGAGATATTGTAATGAACGAGATTTTTGCAGATCCTTCTCCTCCGGTAGATCTGCCGGAAGCTGAGTTTGTGGAACTTTATAATACGACTGACCAGACGATCAATCTTTCCGGCTATATATTTACTGATGGCAGCAGCACAGCCACTTTCGGAAATATAACGCTTGCCTCATATAGTTATTTGATCATTTGTAATACCAATAATGCCGCACTGTTTACACCCATAACAACCACCATTGGCCTCAGTAATTTCCCTTCGCTCAATAATAGTGGAGAAACCCTTACACTAAAAAATCCATCTGGCAAGGTGATAGATAAAGTTACATATGCCCTGAGCTGGTATCAGGATGCGGTAAAAGACGATGGCGGATGGACGCTGGAACAGATCAACCCAAAAACAGCTTGTAATAATGCCCAGAACTGGACTGCTTCCGCAGATGAAACAGGCGGTACTCCTGGTAAACAAAATTCAGTATTTAACCAGGCACCTGATCTGCTATCTCCGGCTTTACTTTCAACCCAATTGAATGGAAATACAGTATTAGAATTGCATTTTTCGGAAACTATGGACAGTGTGCTGCTGAAAGATATACAGCATTATACCGTTAATAAAGGATTAAGTGTAATATCTGCCAGAGCCTTATCTCCGGATTATTCAACTGTGCAGCTCACATTGCATCAAACGCCTGAGCTCGGGGAGGTATATACCATTTCAGTAAATGGATTGAGCGATTGCCCTGGAAATATAATAAATCCTTCGACGATGACTTTCGGAATAGGCGCTATTCCCCAACCATATGAATTATTGATTACTGAAATTTTGGCTGATGAAAGCCCGAAAATAGGTTTGCCAGAAGCTGAGTTTATTGAACTATATAATCCTACAAACAAACTGCTATCCCTGGAAAACCTCACTTTCAGTGATGGAAATGGGGCAGTAAAGTTAAGTGCAGGCATCATTGCTCCTCATGAATATATCATTTTATGTGCTTCTGTTGCGGTAGCGCAATATAAGTCCTATGGACAGGCAATATCAGTTTCTGGTTTTTCCCTGAATAATTCCGGTGAGCCGCTTAAGCTTATGAATGCACAAGGTGTTATAATACATGCCGTTTCCTATTCTTCTGATTGGTATACTGATTCACAAAAATCTGGTGGAGGCTGGTCGCTGGAAATGATTAACCCTTCTGCCACTTGCCCGGATAAAAGTAACTGGACGGCTTCGACTGATGAAAGTGGTGGGACACCTGGCAAACAGAATTCAGTGTATAGTCTGAAACCAGACATAGCTGCTCCTGTATTGCAATCGGTTCAGATCAATGGCGACGCAGAACTACAACTGAATTTCTCAAAAACGATGGATAGTGTGTTGTTGAAGAATACACAATTTTATTCAATTGATCAGGGATTGACAGTAACAGCCGCTAATGTTATAGCTCCGGATTATTCTACTGTGCAGCTAAGCCTCAGCCAAATGGTTGAACCAGGAAAAGTATACTGGCTTACTATAAACGGGCTGCAAGATTGTCCTGGAAACAAACTGGTAAGAGTTACTATGCCTTTTGGAATAGGCGCTGTACCTCAGCCATACGAATTACTGATTACAGAAATCCTGGCCGATGAAACACCTAAAGTTGGCCTTCCGGAGGCAGAATTTATTGAACTCTATAACCCCACCAGAAAGTTACTTTCTCTGGACAAACTCACTTTTAGCGATGGAAATGGCGCTGTTAAACTGAATGGAGGTGTAATTGCAGCCGAAGAATATATTATTCTCTGTGCCTCAAGTGCCGTTCCTGTTTACCAATCTTATGGAAGAACTTTGTCAGTATCTGGCTTTTCTCTCAATAATTCTGGCGAGCTATTAAAACTCACAAATGCCCAGGGTGCACTGGTTCATATGGTTAATTATACTTCAGACTGGTACAGAGATCCGGTAAAAGCAAATGGTGGCTGGTCATTGGAAATGATTGATATACATAATCCATGTGGGGATGAAGGGAACTGGGCAGCATCTGAGTCCATTAACGGTGGTACACCTGGCAAAGCTAATTCTGTGCAAGCTTCCAAACCGGATCTTACTGCGCCGAAATTGTTACAAGTCATCGTAAAAGATTCTTTACATATAAATCTGTTTTTCGATGAGAAACTCGATAGTGCTTCTGCAGCTTTACCTGGCATCTATACTTTACAGGATATATCCATCCAATCTGCAACACCAGTAAGTCCATTTCTCCGTGAAGTGCAACTACAATTGGCTACTCCTTTAGTTAAAAAAGTGATGTATACCCTCTCTGTAAAAAACAGTATGGATTGTAATGGTAATATCAGCAGTACCCTTCTTTCCGATGCCTTTACAATGCCAGAGCAAGGCGATTCGATGGATATCATCATTAATGAAGTGTTGTTTAATCCCCATACTGGCGGTGCTGATTTTGTGGAAATTTTCAACCGATCATCCAAATATATTAATCTGCGAAACTGGCAGCTGGCCGATTGGGAAGAGGATAGTGTATCTAATGCCAGGCCTGTTGCTGAGATAGATTTTATTATGCCCCCACATTCTTATCTGATTCTCACCAGCAATAAAGCTAGCATCCGGGAAAACTATCCTAAAGCGGTTGAAGAAAATTTTCTGATGATGGAAACGCTGCCTACCTATACAGATGAGGCCGGAAGTGTAATTCTACTTAACAATTTGGGCAAAATTACTGACAGAGTTGATTACGCTGAAGATATGCATTTTAGTCTGATAGATGACGTGGAAGGTATTTCTCTGGAGCGTATTAATCCTGATGGTGCTTCTAATACGTCCTCTAACTGGCATTCTGCTGCCAGTGCAGAAGGGTATGCTACACCTGGATACCAGAATTCACAATTTCTGGCAACTACCCAGCCGGTTTTTGCTTTCAATATCTTTCCAAAAGTATTCACCCCGGATGAAGATGGACGGGATGATTTCACCACATTTAACTACAAATTCGATCTTCATGGCAATGTGGCTACCATTAGCATATTCGACGTACAAGGGAGAGAAGTAAAGAAAATAGCACGAAACCAGTTACTGGCCACAGAAGGGTTTTATAGCTGGGATGGTACCAATGAACAAGGCGCAAAGGTTCGTACAGGGGCATATATTATTCATTTCATCCTTTTTGATATCAGCGGAAAAAAGCAATTTTTTAAGGAAAGAGTAATTGTTGGGGCAAAATTCTAA
- a CDS encoding CapA family protein — protein sequence MKQFQHLLYNYFLIPALACLFSTHTFAQSSDTLTIIGVGDIMIGTNFPSPIYLPPQDGAAMLEPVKEILQDADVTFGNLEGTLLDSGGKVKSCKDTTICYAFRSPTRYGKYLQDVGFDMVSLANNHSGDFGPEGRMSTMKTLDSLQIKYAGLLTTPVTTFVKDSITYGLAAFAPNEGTCDIRNIPEAQRIIRELDQMVDIVIVSFHGGAEGSRFQHVTRKKEIFYEEDRGNVYEFAHKMIDAGADIIFGHGPHVTRSVDYYKNRFIIYSMGNFCTYARFNLKGENGLAPIVKVYINKEGEFLKAEITATKQVGEGGPQVDPENKVIQTLQRLLASDFPEAPLKISNEGTITKYTHK from the coding sequence ATGAAACAGTTTCAACATTTACTATATAACTATTTTCTGATTCCTGCGCTGGCATGTCTTTTTTCTACACATACATTTGCTCAATCTTCTGATACCCTTACCATAATTGGTGTAGGTGATATTATGATCGGTACTAATTTTCCAAGTCCGATATATTTACCTCCGCAAGATGGCGCAGCTATGCTGGAACCAGTAAAAGAGATATTACAGGATGCCGATGTAACCTTCGGGAACCTGGAAGGTACCTTACTGGATTCAGGCGGAAAAGTAAAATCATGTAAGGATACTACTATTTGTTATGCCTTCCGTTCACCCACCCGCTATGGGAAATATTTGCAGGATGTAGGATTTGATATGGTAAGCCTAGCCAATAATCACAGTGGAGATTTTGGGCCGGAAGGAAGAATGAGCACCATGAAAACGCTGGATAGTTTGCAGATCAAATATGCTGGCTTGCTTACTACTCCGGTAACCACCTTTGTAAAAGATAGCATTACCTATGGACTAGCTGCTTTTGCACCCAATGAGGGAACCTGCGACATCCGTAATATTCCGGAAGCCCAGCGCATTATTAGAGAGTTAGACCAAATGGTTGATATCGTAATCGTATCTTTTCATGGGGGTGCAGAGGGGAGCCGCTTTCAGCATGTAACCAGGAAAAAAGAAATTTTTTATGAAGAAGACCGGGGGAATGTATATGAGTTTGCCCATAAAATGATTGATGCTGGAGCCGATATAATATTTGGACATGGACCACATGTAACCCGCTCGGTGGATTATTATAAAAACAGGTTTATTATCTACAGCATGGGAAACTTTTGTACTTACGCCCGTTTTAATCTGAAAGGGGAAAATGGATTGGCTCCCATTGTAAAAGTATACATTAATAAGGAAGGGGAGTTTTTGAAGGCTGAAATTACAGCAACAAAACAAGTAGGAGAGGGTGGCCCCCAGGTAGATCCAGAAAACAAAGTGATTCAGACATTGCAACGGCTGCTTGCCAGCGATTTTCCGGAAGCGCCTCTTAAGATCAGTAACGAAGGTACTATTACTAAATATACACATAAATGA
- a CDS encoding PhzF family phenazine biosynthesis protein, with amino-acid sequence MKLFKVDAFTDKPFGGNPAAVCLLAQSKSEAWMQSIAQEMNLAETAFIYPVIDGGYNLRWFTPTVEVDLCGHATLATAHVLWEISYLTAHEEVRFHTKSGLLTAKRKENWIELNFPAEPAQEAEVPAGLVEALKVKPLFVGKNRFDYIVEVESEEVVRNLQPDLKLLATVPARGIIVTSASADPAYDFVSRFFGPASGIDEDPVTGSAHCCLGPYWQQKLNKNTFTAFQASKRGGIVKVKVSDDRVFLTGQAVIILRGELVV; translated from the coding sequence ATGAAGCTTTTCAAAGTAGATGCTTTTACAGACAAGCCTTTTGGCGGCAATCCGGCAGCGGTTTGTTTACTGGCGCAATCCAAAAGTGAAGCCTGGATGCAGAGTATCGCACAGGAAATGAATCTGGCAGAAACAGCATTTATCTATCCGGTGATTGATGGAGGCTACAACCTGCGCTGGTTTACTCCAACCGTTGAAGTAGATCTGTGTGGCCATGCTACCCTGGCAACTGCCCATGTACTCTGGGAAATTAGTTATCTTACCGCACATGAGGAAGTCAGGTTTCATACCAAAAGCGGCTTGCTTACAGCTAAACGCAAAGAAAACTGGATCGAACTCAACTTTCCGGCAGAACCTGCTCAGGAAGCAGAAGTACCTGCAGGCTTAGTGGAAGCATTGAAAGTAAAACCTTTGTTTGTAGGCAAAAACCGCTTCGATTACATCGTAGAGGTAGAATCTGAGGAAGTAGTTAGAAATCTACAGCCAGATTTAAAACTATTGGCAACAGTGCCAGCCAGAGGTATTATAGTAACAAGTGCTTCTGCTGATCCTGCATACGATTTTGTTTCCAGATTTTTTGGGCCAGCCAGTGGTATCGATGAAGACCCAGTAACCGGCTCGGCGCATTGTTGTTTAGGACCATACTGGCAGCAAAAATTAAATAAAAATACCTTTACTGCTTTTCAGGCATCCAAACGAGGAGGAATTGTGAAGGTGAAAGTATCGGATGACCGGGTTTTTCTGACAGGCCAGGCAGTAATTATATTGCGGGGAGAATTAGTTGTGTAG
- a CDS encoding helix-hairpin-helix domain-containing protein, with protein sequence MKKVNYWIRNVFGFDQRQTKGFRTITLLMLLLLALPFLYSLFLSQPASGITRDKVMLDSVMALLEKQSVSPVAVNTPIPPISKGVLLFDFNPNEIDATQWQSLGLPKYIAERIIKYRDKGGKFKTKKDVLKIYGFPPALYEQLYSHILLPDTLVYERKYEKEEKPVLAEKSKPAPFTKKEEKILSFNINKADTAELSQVRGIGPALSKRIIKYRDLLGGFINTAQIGEVYGLDSTVVKELLKYGYLEDNIPFRKLNVNTATVQELDAHPYITPKIAQIIVAYRQQHGKFASSENLYNIRVLDKTTLNKLLPYLSFE encoded by the coding sequence ATGAAGAAGGTGAACTATTGGATCCGTAATGTATTTGGCTTCGACCAGCGGCAAACCAAAGGTTTCCGGACTATTACCTTGCTCATGCTGTTGCTATTAGCTTTGCCATTTTTATATTCACTTTTTTTATCTCAGCCTGCTTCCGGTATTACCAGAGATAAAGTTATGCTGGATAGTGTAATGGCTTTGCTGGAAAAGCAATCTGTTTCGCCTGTGGCTGTAAATACGCCTATTCCGCCTATCTCAAAGGGGGTACTTCTGTTTGATTTTAATCCTAACGAAATTGATGCAACCCAATGGCAGTCTCTGGGTTTGCCTAAATACATAGCCGAAAGGATTATAAAATACCGCGACAAAGGGGGCAAATTCAAAACAAAGAAAGATGTGCTGAAGATTTATGGATTTCCTCCGGCGCTTTACGAACAATTATATTCCCACATCTTGCTACCGGATACGCTTGTATATGAGAGGAAATATGAGAAAGAAGAAAAACCAGTATTAGCGGAAAAAAGTAAACCTGCTCCGTTTACAAAAAAAGAAGAGAAAATACTTTCATTTAATATCAATAAGGCCGATACGGCAGAGTTGAGCCAAGTTCGGGGCATTGGACCTGCATTATCCAAACGGATTATTAAATACCGCGATCTGCTCGGCGGTTTTATAAATACAGCACAAATAGGGGAAGTGTATGGCCTGGATTCTACTGTGGTGAAAGAATTATTAAAATATGGCTATCTGGAAGATAACATACCATTCCGCAAACTGAATGTGAACACAGCGACTGTGCAGGAATTAGATGCCCATCCTTATATTACGCCAAAAATAGCCCAGATTATTGTAGCTTACCGGCAACAACATGGCAAATTCGCCTCTTCTGAAAATTTGTATAACATCCGGGTACTCGACAAAACAACCTTAAATAAATTATTGCCTTACCTGAGTTTTGAGTGA
- a CDS encoding type 1 glutamine amidotransferase domain-containing protein produces MKTLENKKVAILVENGFEQVELTSPRKALDEQGALTHIISPQKSEVKAWDEKDWGDKFKVDVPLTSASADNYDALVLPGGVMNPDYLRVNPQAIAFIKSFFEAGKPVAAICHGPWTLAEANVIRGRKLTSFPSIKTDLINAGANWVDEEVVTDQGLVTSRKPDDLPAFNKKLIEEIKEGIHNRQKQMTA; encoded by the coding sequence ATGAAGACTTTAGAAAATAAGAAAGTAGCGATTTTAGTTGAAAACGGATTTGAGCAGGTAGAACTCACGTCCCCCAGAAAAGCCCTGGATGAACAAGGTGCTCTTACACATATTATCTCTCCTCAGAAAAGCGAAGTAAAAGCCTGGGATGAAAAAGACTGGGGTGATAAGTTTAAGGTGGATGTGCCCTTAACCAGTGCCAGTGCAGATAACTACGATGCCTTGGTACTTCCCGGAGGCGTAATGAATCCGGATTACCTGAGAGTAAACCCACAGGCTATTGCTTTTATAAAAAGCTTTTTTGAAGCAGGAAAACCGGTTGCAGCGATTTGTCATGGTCCCTGGACGCTGGCAGAAGCTAACGTGATCCGGGGCAGGAAATTAACCTCCTTCCCATCCATCAAAACAGACTTGATCAATGCCGGTGCCAATTGGGTAGATGAGGAAGTTGTAACTGATCAGGGCCTGGTTACCAGCCGTAAGCCCGACGATTTGCCAGCTTTTAATAAAAAACTGATCGAAGAAATTAAAGAAGGTATTCACAACCGCCAGAAACAAATGACGGCATAA
- a CDS encoding transporter, whose amino-acid sequence MEKGCFTAIILGLVFSSTIQAQDKAQADSTHVRHKNLIPTLTIDRPDQTDSPYVIPVGFFQIETGIQHHWDRYQEDSLQYSYRSITYPNLLLRYGLMKGVEIRLEENYGVERVKPQDRTQDKTTGLYPALLAAKIKLFDQKGLRPNIAVLVKVFTPFHTRKELDLTHKFTPGLVGAFSHSISDRFVLDGSIGAYIDQTTGDIVSHYSLSQAVGFTEKLSMFAEVFCINIPGEPSQYAADTGLLYMLRPNLQLDVYVSKSISYHAIDIYAGAGIGIRFPR is encoded by the coding sequence ATGGAAAAAGGATGTTTTACGGCTATCATCCTCGGGCTTGTGTTTAGTAGTACTATCCAGGCACAAGATAAAGCACAGGCAGATTCAACGCATGTCCGTCATAAAAACCTCATTCCTACCCTCACCATTGACCGGCCTGATCAAACGGATTCTCCTTATGTAATTCCGGTTGGTTTTTTCCAGATAGAAACCGGTATACAACACCATTGGGACCGTTATCAGGAAGATAGTTTACAGTATTCTTACCGGTCTATCACGTATCCAAATCTATTGCTGAGGTATGGCCTGATGAAAGGGGTAGAAATCCGTTTAGAAGAAAATTATGGGGTAGAAAGAGTAAAACCTCAGGATAGGACACAAGATAAAACTACCGGATTATACCCGGCTTTACTGGCTGCAAAAATAAAACTTTTTGACCAGAAAGGGTTGCGCCCCAATATAGCTGTGCTGGTTAAAGTATTTACTCCTTTTCATACCCGGAAAGAATTAGACCTCACGCATAAGTTTACCCCAGGTCTGGTGGGTGCATTTTCTCACTCTATTTCCGATAGGTTTGTGCTGGATGGAAGCATAGGTGCCTACATAGACCAGACTACAGGTGATATTGTAAGCCATTATTCCCTTTCACAAGCGGTAGGTTTCACTGAAAAGCTTTCTATGTTTGCCGAAGTTTTCTGCATCAATATTCCAGGAGAACCTTCTCAATATGCAGCAGACACTGGTTTATTATATATGCTTAGACCCAATCTGCAACTGGATGTGTATGTGAGCAAATCTATTTCTTACCATGCCATAGATATTTACGCTGGTGCAGGTATAGGCATACGTTTTCCCAGGTAG